Proteins from one Setaria italica strain Yugu1 chromosome V, Setaria_italica_v2.0, whole genome shotgun sequence genomic window:
- the LOC111257285 gene encoding MDIS1-interacting receptor like kinase 2-like: protein MTTVLFDLLLFLSQSCLLFLHTDAVRSHGGAHLRSQQGAALIQWKSSLQSSPALDSWIQGTSPCSNWTGITCGLVHRGRNSPLVVTNISLPNAGIDGQLGELNFSALPFLSYIDLKYNSFRGEIPPAIASLPMLSFLDLTGNLLHGQIPSEIGNMGRLRQLRLSLNNITGRIPASFGNMTMLVQLVIHQNMVTGPIPEELGKLTNLDYLELSYTMLSGEIPESLGNLTKISILQLYNNQLSGSIPPPLGKLKTLTNLALSTNLLSGQIPESLGNLAKLTVLHTYSNQLSGFIPSALGNLSNVLDLELANNQLTGPIPPSLWNLTSLNYLDLSENQLVGSIANEIDALVNLDTLFLSVNKISGSIPASLTNLTGLRVLSLFSNMLSGPLPPEFAKLTYLVQLSLLNNSLSGELPSDVCKGGNLQEFSVAKNMFTGPIPESLKKCKSLKKVSLAYNQITGDISNFGPYPELVRANFQANNLRGHLSKSWASSVNLTVFVASENMITGSLPSELSNLVNLEILLLHSNNLSGNIPPELSNLSNLYRLNLSQNQFTGQIPIEFGQMSNLQYLDMSVNKLSGLIPQELGSCSKLRSLNIKHNSLSGNLPMTIGNLRNLQIVLDVSENNLTGGLPAQLGNLVMLEFLNLSHNQFSGSIPSSIASMVSLSTLDVSYNNLEGPLPAGQLFLNASTGWFFHNKGLCGNLSGLPTCPSTPIIEHHKERIHRLLLVISIPVCLVIILAIFGLVTIIQKRKRPQNIISANRIDVFSVWNFDGQLAFEDIMRATEYFNERYIIGSGGYGTVYKAHLQGGRSVAVKKLHQIEELMSDEKRFNSEIEVLTRIRHRSIVKLYGFCSHPRYKFLVYDYIDRGSLHAILENEESAKELDWQKRATIARDVAQAMYYLHHECDPPIIHRDITSNNVLLDTTFKAYVSDFGTARIIKPDSSNWSELAGTYGYIAPELSYTSVVTAKCDVYSFGVVLLEIMMGRYPSELQSLASLGQHHRLEMDMLDQRPPLPSMVENEEIALLVEVAFSCLQTSPQSRPSMQDVYQKLVWRVPSSLASPSHASTFKEIVGEEM, encoded by the exons atgaccaCGGTGTTGTTTGATCTACTTCTTTTCTTATCCCAGTCGTGCCTTCTTTTCTTGCACACCGATGCTGTAAGGTCCCATGGAGGTGCTCATCTAAGGTCCCAGCAAGGAGCTGCCCTCATCCAGTGGAAGTCCAGCCTGCAAAGCTCGCCGGCGCTGGACTCATGGATACAGGGAACTAGCCCGTGCAGCAACTGGACAGGCATCACCTGCGGTTTGGTGCACCGTGGCCGCAACTCACCCCTGGTGGTGACTAACATCTCCCTGCCAAACGCCGGCATCGATGGACAACTTGGTGAGCTCAATTTCTCGGCACTCCCGTTCCTCTCATATATCGACCTCAAGTACAACAGCTTTCGTGGAGAAATCCCACCGGCCATCGCCTCCCTGCCCATGCTCTCCTTCCTCGATCTTACTGGCAACCTGCTCCATGGGCAGATACCATCCGAGATTGGCAACATGGGACGCCTTAGGCAGTTGCgactctctttaaacaacattaCAGGCCGTATACCTGCATCCTTTGGGAACATGACAATGCTGGTTCAACTTGTCATCCACCAAAATATGGTTACAGGGCCGATCCCGGAGGAGCTTGGAAAGCTCACTAATCTAGACTATTTGGAGCTAAGTTACACCATGTTAAGCGGTGAAATACCTGAAAGCCTAGGCAACTTGACCAAAATAAGCATCCTGCAACTCTACAACAACCAGCTATCAGGGTCCATACCACCTCCTCTAGGTAAACTTAAGACACTGACGAATCTTGCACTTAGTACCAACTTGTTAAGCGGTCAGATTCCTGAAAGCCTTGGCAACTTGGCCAAATTGACCGTCCTGCACACTTACAGCAACCAGCTATCGGGTTTCATACCATCTGCTCTAGGGAACCTCAGTAATGTGCTTGATCTTGAGCTTGCTAACAACCAGCTAACAGGCCCCATTCCACCTAGCTTGTGGAACCTTACTAGTCTCAATTACCTCGACCTCTCCGAAAACCAGCTTGTGGGTTCCATCGCAAATGAGATTGACGCTTTGGTGAATCTTGACACTTTGTTTCTATCTGTAAACAAGATTTCAGGGTCAATTCCTGCATCTTTGACGAACCTCACTGGACTGAGAGTGCTATCACTCTTCAGTAACATGCTGTCAGGTCCTTTGCCTCCAGAATTCGCGAAACTGACGTACTTAGTTCAGCTCAGCCTTTTAAACAACTCTCTCTCAGGGGAATTGCCCTCTGATGTTTGCAAAGGGGGAAATCTCCAAGAGTTCAGTGTTGCTAAAAACATGTTCACCGGCCCTATTCCTGAAAGTCTGAAAAAGTGCAAGAGCCTCAAGAAAGTTTCCCTGGCTTATAACCAGATAACAGGGGATATATCCAATTTTGGCCCATACCCAGAGCTTGTTAGAGCAAACTTTCAGGCAAACAACCTTCGTGGCCATTTGTCCAAATCCTGGGCTTCAAGTGTCAATCTAACCGTGTTTGTCGCTTCAGAAAACATGATAACTGGAAGCTTGCCATCTGAGTTATCCAACCTAGTAAATTTGGAGATACTTTTACTCCACTCCAATAACCTGAGTGGCAACATACCACCAGAATTGAGCAATTTGTCCAACCTGTATCGGCTCAATTTATCACAAAACCAATTCACAGGTCAGATACCCATTGAATTTGGTCAGATGAGCAATTTACAGTACCTTGATATGTCTGTAAATAAGTTGAGTGGGTTGATACCACAAGAGCTCGGAAGCTGCAGTAAGCTACGATCCTTGAATATTAAACACAACAGCTTGAGTGGAAATTTGCCAATGACCATTGGTAATCTAAGGAACTTGCAGATTGTGTTGGATGTCAGTGAGAATAACCTCACAGGCGGGCTACCTGCGCAACTTGGGAACTTAGTGATGTTGGAGTTCTTGAACCTCTCCCACAATCAATTTAGTGGAAGCATTCCATCCTCCATCGCTAGCATGGTTAGTCTATCTACACTTGATGTGTCATACAACAACTTGGAAGGGCCCCTTCCAGCGGGGCAACTATTCCTCAATGCCTCAACAGGATGGTTCTTCCACAACAAAGGTCTCTGTGGTAACCTCTCAGGTCTGCCAACTTGCCCTTCAACTCCAATAATCGAACACCATAAAGAAAGAATTCACAGATTGTTGTTAGTCATTTCAATTCCTGTGTGCTTAGTTATTATTCTCGCAATTTTTGGTCTAGTTACAATTattcagaaaagaaaacgacCGCAAAATATTATATCTGCAAACAGAATAGATGTGTTCTCAGTGTGGAATTTCGACGGACAACTAGCATTTGAGGATATCATGAGGGCAACAGAATATTTCAATGAGAGGTATATCATTGGCTCAGGAGGGTATGGTACTGTTTACAAAGCTCATCTTCAAGGTGGGAGATCGGTTGCAGTGAAGAAACTTCATCAGATtgaggaactgatgagtgatgaaAAGAGATTCAATAGTGAAATCGAAGTGTTGACAAGGATCCGGCACCGAAGCATTGTCAAACTGTATGGGTTTTGCTCCCATCCGAGATACAAATTCCTAGTATATGATTACATTGATAGAGGGAGCCTTCATGCTATCTTGGAAAATGAGGAGTCAGCAAAGGAGCTAGACTGGCAGAAGCGGGCAACTATTGCAAGAGATGTGGCACAAGCTATGTACTATTTACACCATGAATGCGACCCGCCAATAATCCACCGTGATATTACAAGTAATAACGTGTTGCTAGACACAACTTTCAAGGCTTATGTTTCAGATTTTGGTACTGCAAGAATTATAAAACCTGATTCATCAAATTGGAGCGAACTAGCAGGGACATATGGTTATATTGCCCCAG AGCTTTCGTACACATCAGTGGTGACGGCAAAATGTGATGTTTACAGCTTTGGTGTCGTCCTACTGGAGATTATGATGGGGAGATACCCTAGTGAGCTGCAATCCCTTGCTTCCCTGGGACAGCATCATAGGCTTGAAATGGATATGTTGGACCAGCGCCCTCCATTGCCGTCAATGGTGGAGAATGAAGAGATTGCTCTGCTTGTGGAAGTGGCATTTTCTTGCCTGCAAACTTCTCCTCAATCAAGGCCATCAATGCAGGATGTCTATCAGAAACTGGTTTGGCGCGTACCTTCTTCTTTAGCCTCGCCTTCTCATGCGTCTACGTTCAAAGAAATAGTGGGTGAAGAAATGTAA